In the genome of Chryseobacterium phocaeense, the window AGGAAAGTTAAGACTAATCTTCGATTGTAAGACTTTCTGGAAACTTCGTTCTTCCAGCTTCCCTCTTCCAGCTCCTTAAGAATTCTTCTTTTTCACTTTTGCTTTGACTTTTTTCACCTCATCTTTAATGAACGGATACTTTTTCTGCATATCTGTGGCCAGTGATGAATCAATACTTAAGGCTTTCTGAAGGGATTCGGTTCCTTTTTCCTGGTTTCTCAGGTTAAAATAGCAATTGCTCAGCTGATAATACAGCTCCGCCCTGTCGTGTACCTTAATGGCTTTATCCAGAATAGTCACCGCTTCTTCATATTCCCCGAGAAGCATCAATACTTCCGAGTAGGCATACCAGTTATAAAATCTTGAAGGTTCAGCATCTACCAGCTTTTTCAGGCAGCCTAAGCTTTCTTCAAATTTCCCTGAATCTATGAAGAGAAACGCCAGTCTTTTCTGATAGTCAAGATTGCTGTCATTCAGCTGGGTGGCTTCTTTTGCAAAATGCAGGGCCTCTTTCATACCTCCCATTTCTTCATACAGATAAGACTGCTCCATCATGGCCAGATAAAACTGAGGATCTTCCCGCAGCGATTTCTGGAATGAATTGAGTGCCATAATCGACTGTTTCTGCGCTTTATAGCATAATCCTATTTTATAAAATGTAAATGCTTTGGTATATTCCAGCTCCAGCATTTCCTCATATACTTCCACCGCCTTCTGATATTGGCCCAGGGCTTCATAACAGGCCGCTTTATTGGCATATACGCCTACTGATTTTGAATTGATGGCCAAAAGATAGTCATATCCTTTGATGGCTTCTTCAAAATTCTTTCTGTTGAAATAAAACTGTCCATACTCAAACCATGCGGTTTCGGAGTAGGCAAATTCATCCAGGTATTCATTAAGAAAGGCAATAGCCTCCTCGCTCTTATTCAGATCGCTGAAGCATATCATACAGTTTTCCAGTGAATATTCGTCTGTAGGATCTTCTTTCAGGGCTTTTCTGTAGTGTTTAAGAGCGTTAAATGGGTCTCCCAGGTTGACAAATTCGTCCGCAATAAAGTTGTGAAGGAAGTTTTCTTCTTCTTTCAGTTCCAGGGCTTTTTTGCAGATGTCAATGGCTTTTCTGGGGTTTCCCAGGTTCGAATAATACTTCGCATAGCAGACCAGAAAGTCTGTGTTTTCCATGGATGAACCTTTGAGTTCGTCTATGAGTTCTTTTGCGGTATTATAGTCTTCCCATTCCAGCAGGATTTCAAGTCTTTTGATTTTGATATCCAGTGAATTGGGATGGAGCTTCAGGCCATAATTAACAGCATTGTCTGCGTAGTTAAAATCTCCCAGCTCCAGATAATAAACAATAATGTCTTCCAGCTCTTCGGTATCGAAGTAGAATTCATCATTATTTTCCATCATTTCCTCGAACTTTTTTACAAGTTCATTTCCAAAATACTCTTCCAATAGTGTCTTCTCTGTCAGCCTGATGTCTGAATATGCTTTACAAACCCCGGCAAACTTTTTAATTAATAATAACTTCTGAAACTGAAATTCAAATGTTTATGCAAAGTTGCAACTTTTTTTTGAATTAATTTTTCATAATTTTCTATATTAAAGATAGTAAAAAAAGAAAACAGATAAAAGAATTGTGGATAAAAACCCGGAATTGTGGTTAAATTGTTATGATAAGTCTTTTTAAGCCGGAAATTCATCATTCCTGAACGGTTCTGTTTCTTTATTATTTTTATGTTAAAATTCATTCATCTTTATTTCACAAAAAAAGAACGGAGCATTTCTGTTCCGTTCCTATATATTTAGATTAAGCTTTTAATTTTTGCGATGATATCGTCTCCAAGCTGATCTGCTTCTTCCTGTGAATGGGCTTCGGTATAGATCCTGATGATGGGCTCCGTATTGGATTTTCTAAGGTGGACCCAGTTCTTTTCAAAATCTATTTTCACTCCATCAACGGTAGAAACCTGCTCGCTCCGGTATTCCTGTTCCATTCTGGCTAAAATAGCATCCACATCAATCTCGGGAGTGAGTTCTATTTTCTTTTTTCCCATAAAGTATTCCGGATATCCGGCTCTTAATTCGGATACGGTTTTGTTTTCTTTGGCCAGATGCGTTAAAAACAGGGCAGCCCCTACTAAAGAATCTCTTCCGTAGTGAAGGTCAGGATAGATGATTCCTCCGTTTCCTTCCCCTCCGATCACTACATTTTTCTCTTTCATTAAATTTACCACATTCACCTCTCCTACAGCGCTTGCAAAATACTCTGAACCATGGCTCTGTGCCACATCTCTCAGGGCACGGCTTGAGGAGAGATTGGAAACTGCCGCTCCTTTTTTATGCTTTAACAGATAATCTGCCACGGCAACCAGTGTATATTCTTCCCCGAACATTTCTCCTTTCTCGTCAATCAGGGCCAGTCTGTCCACATCCGGATCTACCACGATTCCCAGGTCTGCATTTTCTTTTTTCACCAGTTCACAGATATCACCCAGATGCTCTTTTAAAGGCTCAGGGTTGTGCGGGAAGTGTCCGTTCGGTTCACAGTATAATTTTACGGTTTCGCAGCCTAGTTTATCCAGAAGCATCGGAATTGCGATTCCTCCTGTAGAATTTACCGCATCCAGAACCACTTTAAATTTTTTAGCTTTAATGGCATCCACATCCACCATCGGCAGGTCAAGAATCTGCTGAATATGAATATCGAATGCGTCATTTCTGGTTTCATATGTTCCAAGATCATCAACCTCTGCGTAGTTGAAGTCTTCACTTTCAGCAAGAGCCAATACTTTTGCCCCGTCCTCTCCATTGATAAATTCTCCTTTACCATTCAATAATTTCAGAGCATTCCACTGTTTTGGATTGTGAGAAGCAGTAAGGATAATTCCTCCGTCTGCGTTGAGTTCCGGAACCATCACTTCCACGGTTGGAGTTGTGGAAAGTCCTAAATCTACTACATTAATTCCCAGTCCCTGTAAAGTAGCGGTAACCAGAGAAGATACCATTTCGCCTGAAATTCTGGCATCTCTTCCTATAACAAGGGTTAAATTCTTTTTATTTTGTGTATTCTGTAGCCAGGTTCCAAATGCGGATGCGAATTTCACCACATCCAGAGGGGTCAGGTTATCATTTACTTTTCCCCCGATAGTTCCTCTGATCCCGGAAATTGATTTAATTAACGACATTCTATACTATATTTTAAATTGGTTGTATTCCGGGCAAAGATACTTAAAAGACTTTATACCCTGATGCGGGCTTTAGGAAATTAAGGCGAAGTCCGGAAGATGGAAGAATGGAGATGGAAGTTACTATCAGTCTGATTATTTCTTCTGGTTATTGTAAATTAATTGATCAATCAAGGTTATAAAAGATATAGAATATGCCTTTTTACAACGACAATATCTTCCCTCTTCCCACCTCAGGCTTCCCTACTTTTACAATATGGGAATTTTTTTCTGCACCCTGTCATAATTCCTTTCCACCACTTTTGGAGGCGGAAAACGGTAGCCTATATAAAGCAGCCCGTAGATATTGTTATTCTGGACCGTCTGGTTTCTTGTTTCGTTATAGGTGGTGGCATTGACGTTGAATTTTCCTCCAAACAGAATCCTGTCTGTATTATATCCGATGTGAAGTCCTGTTGTAAACCTGAAGGTGAAATACTGAGTATTTTCTTTGTTCATTTTTGAACCATCCCTGCTAATATCCCAGCTGCTGGAAAACAGTCCTCCAACTCCCAGCGATACATTGGGAGCAATATTTACTCTCTTTTTGGCACCAATTACCCAATTGTAAAAATAGCCCATGCTACCTGCGAAACTGTATTGGGTTTCCTTGCTTTTCTGTCCGTTCAGCATATCCCTGAATATGGAAAGGTCATAATCTAAAATTGGCACCCAACTTCCCCGGCTTTGTTTCTGCCACTCCCCCTGGGTGTAAATACTTTTGAGGGAGAAATTATCTTTCAGCACATAAGCGGTAGATCCACCGAAACTTTGTATCCTGAGATCAGGAAACTGAAGATACGGATCTATTCCCTCTCTCCAGCCCGGATAGAGTTCGCTCATATTTTCCACATAAAACCCTTTTACATTTTTGTAGTAAACGGTCTGGATAAATTTTTTAGGAAAAAAACGGAATCTCAGGTCTGTGTAAGAACTGCTGCCCTTCAGTGCATCGTCATTATTCCCCGGAAGAAAGCTCGGAGTAAATGAAAGGGTGGCACTTATGATCCTGTAATCTATAGAAAAAGAAGCCCTGGTTTTGTTGTTGATGGTAAAAATGGTTTCCAGTGGTTTGTCTTCCGGGCCTTCTGTATATATATAATTTTCAATATTGGTATCCAGATTCACCCGGACCATAACCTGATCTGCGTAAGATTTGATTTTGGCGGAATCAGTCTGGGCTTTTACCAGAACGGCTGTAAGAGAACACAAAAAGACGATGGCGGATTTCGGTCTCAATTGAAGTAGTTTTAGTTTTCAGGGATGAAATTACTACAATTTTTCCAATTATAAGCCTAAAAAAGGATCATGAGCAGCCGCAATCTTTGTCGCAGTTGGTTCTTTTCGAACTGAATTTTTTCGGTGCAAAATTCTTCCTGAGCACTTTAAACAAAGAGTAGCAGGCAAATGCAACGATCAGCACAATGATGACGTACTGAAAAATCAATGAAGTATCCATTATTTTAAAATCTGATAAGCTATC includes:
- the glmM gene encoding phosphoglucosamine mutase: MSLIKSISGIRGTIGGKVNDNLTPLDVVKFASAFGTWLQNTQNKKNLTLVIGRDARISGEMVSSLVTATLQGLGINVVDLGLSTTPTVEVMVPELNADGGIILTASHNPKQWNALKLLNGKGEFINGEDGAKVLALAESEDFNYAEVDDLGTYETRNDAFDIHIQQILDLPMVDVDAIKAKKFKVVLDAVNSTGGIAIPMLLDKLGCETVKLYCEPNGHFPHNPEPLKEHLGDICELVKKENADLGIVVDPDVDRLALIDEKGEMFGEEYTLVAVADYLLKHKKGAAVSNLSSSRALRDVAQSHGSEYFASAVGEVNVVNLMKEKNVVIGGEGNGGIIYPDLHYGRDSLVGAALFLTHLAKENKTVSELRAGYPEYFMGKKKIELTPEIDVDAILARMEQEYRSEQVSTVDGVKIDFEKNWVHLRKSNTEPIIRIYTEAHSQEEADQLGDDIIAKIKSLI
- a CDS encoding DUF4421 family protein; this translates as MRPKSAIVFLCSLTAVLVKAQTDSAKIKSYADQVMVRVNLDTNIENYIYTEGPEDKPLETIFTINNKTRASFSIDYRIISATLSFTPSFLPGNNDDALKGSSSYTDLRFRFFPKKFIQTVYYKNVKGFYVENMSELYPGWREGIDPYLQFPDLRIQSFGGSTAYVLKDNFSLKSIYTQGEWQKQSRGSWVPILDYDLSIFRDMLNGQKSKETQYSFAGSMGYFYNWVIGAKKRVNIAPNVSLGVGGLFSSSWDISRDGSKMNKENTQYFTFRFTTGLHIGYNTDRILFGGKFNVNATTYNETRNQTVQNNNIYGLLYIGYRFPPPKVVERNYDRVQKKIPIL
- a CDS encoding tetratricopeptide repeat protein; protein product: MEEYFGNELVKKFEEMMENNDEFYFDTEELEDIIVYYLELGDFNYADNAVNYGLKLHPNSLDIKIKRLEILLEWEDYNTAKELIDELKGSSMENTDFLVCYAKYYSNLGNPRKAIDICKKALELKEEENFLHNFIADEFVNLGDPFNALKHYRKALKEDPTDEYSLENCMICFSDLNKSEEAIAFLNEYLDEFAYSETAWFEYGQFYFNRKNFEEAIKGYDYLLAINSKSVGVYANKAACYEALGQYQKAVEVYEEMLELEYTKAFTFYKIGLCYKAQKQSIMALNSFQKSLREDPQFYLAMMEQSYLYEEMGGMKEALHFAKEATQLNDSNLDYQKRLAFLFIDSGKFEESLGCLKKLVDAEPSRFYNWYAYSEVLMLLGEYEEAVTILDKAIKVHDRAELYYQLSNCYFNLRNQEKGTESLQKALSIDSSLATDMQKKYPFIKDEVKKVKAKVKKKNS